CAGGGTTGCTGGTAAACCAATGGTCCATAATCATGTGGTGAATAAACCACTTTGTTCTGATACTGTCCAAGGTTTATTGGATACTTTTTAACACCCCGTAAGTTTCCTCCCCACCAGGTAGAATAATAGTCACTTGATGATTTTGAAGTCCACGTAACATCATCTTTTGGATAAGCTTCTATTCCTTCAATTACTATTAACATGTTTGGATTTTTTGCAAGTATTCTCTTCGCACAGGTCTCAGCTGCATATTTCCAGTTGTTAATATCTGTTGAATTGTCCCATTTTGCAAAAACACTATCTTGCCATGGTTTACCATGTGGCTCATTCTTCAAATCAAATGCTACAATTGTATCATCATTTTTATATCTCTCTGTGATCCATTCACATGCTTTATAATAATCTTCTGGCGTTATAGTATCTGTATACCATACCGGATATATATGCCCCATCGCATCAGTTTTTGCACTATGAATATCCAACATAATTTTCAGTCCAACTTCTTTGCATGTTTTTACTACAAAATCAAATACCTCTAAACTTGTCAATCCTTCTAACTCTGGGTTAACATAGTAATTTATATTTGGTTTCGGATAAATTCCTTTCGACCAATTCAAAATCAGCTCTGCTGAAATCGGTACTCTTAGCAAATTAAATCCTCTGTTTGCAATCTCAGCTAATGCATTTTTAAGATTACAACTCCATACACCATCAAACACATTTGTTCCCGTATTAAATCCAAACCAATTAACCCCTGTTAACCATACAGGTTTGCCATCCTTGTCGACTATTTTGTTACCCTGCGCAAATAACCAATCATCATTTGTATCATCTGTGACAGAAGGAGTCGGAGTGGGTGTTGCAGTTGGCGCTGGTGTTATCGTGATAGAAGGTGTAGGTGTTGGCGTTGCTGTTGGTGTAGGAGTGGATGATGAAACCGGTGTGGGAGTAGAAGTTGGTGTCACCGTCACAGTAGGTGTTGGTGTGGGCGTAGGTGTGGTTGTCGGAGTCGGGGTCGGAGTTGCCGTCGGCGTCGGTGCCGGTGTCGGTGTCACTCCACCCGCCGGCTTTGTACCCCTGCTCGGCTCTTTGCCCCTTACTATCGCATCATCTATATACCCTGTTACCTTCTCGTTCTCTATATAGCTCGTCACACTTCTTACCGAATAGTCATTCGACTGATTGTAGCTGCCGCTGCTCTTCTGTATGCTTAGCCTTATCTCCTTCGTGCTCTGACCCGCTGCCAAAACACCTGCTCCACTCTTAAAACCTACCTCTACATAATAGTCCGCTCCGCCGGCATTTGCCCCAAGCTTCACAAACTTCACATCTATATACGCAGGATTTATGCTGCTTGCTACACTTACACTCTGTGTCGCCTCTCCATCTATCGTGTACCAGTATCTTACCTTAACCCTGCTAAGATCTACCGCCGTCGTCCCTACATTCTCTATCTTTATCTTCGGATTCAATACATTCGTCGTGCTGCTCAAATTACCATTCGCATACCATACCTTGATCTGGGCGTTCCTGCTCGGCTCTTTGCCCCATACAAGTACATCATCTATATACCCTGTTACCTTCTCGTTCTCTATATAGCTCGTCACACTTCTTACCGAATAGTCATTCGACTGATTGTAGCTGCCGCTGCTCTTCTGTATGCTTAGCCTTATCTCCTTCGTGCTCTGACCCGCTGCCAAAACACCTGCTCCACTCTTAAAACCTACCTCTACATAATAGTCCGCTCCGCCTGCATTCGCCCTAAGCTTCACAAACTTCACATCTATATACGCAGGATTTATGCTGCTTGCTACACTTACACTCTGTGTCGCCTCTCCATCTATCGTGTACCAGTATCTTACCTTAACCCTGCTAAGATCTACCGCCGTCGTCCCTACATTCTCTATCTTTATCTTCGGATTCAATACATTCGTCGTGCTGCTCAAATTACCATTCGCATACCATACCTTCAGCGCACCGTAACTTTCACTCGGTGTCCAGTAACTCCCACCTGCCGGTGATGCCGTCGGTGCCGGTGTTGGCATTACACTCACTGTCGGTGTCGGGGTCGCTGTCGGTGTAGGTGTAGGTGTTGGGGTTGGTGTTGATGTTACTGTCGGCGTTGGCGTTGGTGTTGCTGTGCTTGTCGGTGCAGGTGTCGCTCCTCCCGGCTCCTGCCCCCATACCAGAACTCCATCTACATACAGCGTTACCTTCGTATTTTCTCCATAATTCGTCATGCTCTGCATCCATGACCAGTCGTCTGCCTGGTTGTAATTGCTCCAGTCATTCTTGTTAAACCTTACCTGTATATCCCCTGTGTCCTTCCCAGGCTGCAGCTGCCCAGCTCCACTGCTAAACCCTACCTCCAAGTAATAATCCGCTCCACTCACAGCGCTGCTCAGCTTCACAAAGTTGAATGTCACATTGCTTGCTCCTATCTGTGCCCAGTCACATACCGCACTCTGCGGCTTGTCACCATCCACCGTGTACCAGTATCTTATCTTAACCCTGCTAAGATCAACACTGCTGCTGCCTCCATTCACTATCTTAAACCATGGCCTTATTGATGCCGCACTCGCACTCGTCTCATTGTTCTTGTACAGTACCTTAAATCCACTTCCCGTACCAGGTGCACCCGTCGGTGTCGGGGTTGGCGTTGGAGTTACACTTACTGTTGGTGTCGGGGTCGCGGTTGGCGTTGGTGTGGATGTTGGTGTAGGTACTTGAATAGCTGGCGGCGCTGGCAATGTTGAGTTGACCGGCACCACAGTTGGCTCAATCAGGCTCCAAAAGGCATATTTTGATTTATAGTTTTCATCAAATAACAACGGGTAATCACTTTTTCCAAAGTTTTGACTCAGCCATGAGTAATCATCCTTTAGTCCCCAGAATGTTACATTAGTTATTACATTGTACTTTTTAAATAAATCGAATAACTCCTTATATCTCATTGCCTGTTTTATCAGGAGATCTCTTGGTGGCGTTGAATAACTGGTACTCGAACCCCACTGATAAAAACTCATATCAAGCTCTGTAATGTGTATCTCCAATCCAGGTATAGAGCTGAACAATTTTATGGTGTTCTCTATCTCGCTAATCGAGGGCCAATCAAGATTTATATGACACTGCAATCCTATTCCATGAATTGGAACACCTTTTTCCTTGAGACTCTTAATCATGTTGTAAATAAACTGTCTCTTCTGACTGTTTTCTGTGTTGTAATCGTTGTAAAACAATTTTGCGTCTGGATCGGCTTCATGTGCCCATATAAAAGCCTTTTCAATATATTCGGGACCACAAATGTTGTACCAGTTAGATCTCCTGAATCCATTACCTTGACTTTCATCTATTGCTTCATTTACCACATCCCATGCATAAACCTTCCCTTTATATCTTCCCACTACCGTATAAATATACTGCTTTAATCTGCTTAGCAATGCATCCTTGCTCAAGGTATTTCCATTTGCATCCTTGAAAAACCAGTCGGGTGTTTGCTCATGCCAAACCAGTGTATGACCTCTGATGGCAATGTTGTTACTTGTTGCAAAATTTACAAATTCATCTGCTTTACTAAAGTTATAATTATTTTCACTGATAAGTAACTCTGATGGTTTCATTTCATTCCCTGCAGTAATACTATTGAAATGCTTCAAAACCATCTTCTTCTCTGTATCAGAAGCAATGCTTTTGTAAGATAAAGCTACCCCTACTTTGAAATAATCTTTATACTTTTCTATCAAAGATGGTATCTCCCATTCAGGTTCAGCCAGCTTGGATAAATCATAAATCTTTAAATCATCAACCCAGAAAGCCAAATTTGCATTTTGTGCCTCAACATAAAGTAATAACTCGCTAACTGTAACACCAGCAGGAATTGAGTAGCTTCCACTCAGCTCAACCCACGTATTACTCGGTACATCCCTGTTATATATCAGATTTTCATAGCTTGTTGAAGGATCTGTAGCAAATCTCCTTTGCATAGTTAATGACATTTTTTGAGTTGAACCACTGTTCTGATAAACCCAAACACTTATTTTATATACTTTACCCTGTTCCAAAATTGTATCCACCGGAATCTGTGCACCATGCCAATTTGACGTTCTCCCACTGACGTACAAACTATACTTGCCATTATATGCCACAACGCTATCTGGTTTTACTGTAACACCGCTTCCCCTTGCCTGCCATCCTTCGGTGGTACCACTTTCAAATCCACTTGAAAATGTCACCGCATTTGATAGGTAACTATTATCATCCATTATTTGGATATAGTCAACATTATAATCTACTCCACTTTCTACAATTGTGTGTACTACAATTAACAAATTCCTGACATTGCTAATATTTGGAGTCCATTTACCAACAATTTTCTTCCAATAATTTGGAATAGCCACAACCTCACCTATAAGAGTACTCTTAACCCCACTTCCATCGTCATAAACCGCTGAGATACCAAATGCAACCGGCTTCTGGTAGCTATGTTTTACATACGCTGAAACTACCCATGTGGTTCCATTGTTCATAATGTTTTTAACATCAACTGCAACTCCATCCCATATTGAACTTCTATTTGACACCCTGATACTGCTTTTACCATTATATGCATTGCTCATGTCAACTGCAATGTTTGATTTTCCATATGCAAAGAAAGATAGAGTATCAGTGCCTTCAAAATCCACAGTATATGCTGCTGCTTTTGCTTCTTGATGAAATATCAAAGTACCTACAAGCGTGTTTATTAAGAAAAACAATAAAGAAAGAATTGAAATTACCCTCTTCTTCATCTTACTCACTCCCCTTTTTGACTACTATTTCTAAATATTAACCTTTTACTCTATACTCATTCTTCGATTTATTATTTGGAAATTATTTGTGGTACCCGTGGTTATATTTGCTGTGGGCACAGGAGTTGGTGTTGGAACAATGGGCAAATTCAAATCATTGGTAATTTCATTTATGGTTTGCTCGCTCGGTCTGTCCCATATGATTTTTAGATTACCAGTGCTATTGACATTGAATCCTGTATCTTCAGCAAGTGAAATAAAAACACCATTTCTAATTATATTTCCAGAAGGACTCATATCAATACCCTGTGTTGTCATAAGTACGAGACTGTCACCACTTTGCAACGGAGGTATGCGACTTGAGTCGTAAAAATCGTTGTCATTGATTTGAGCAGTTGCATACCACTTGTATTCAGCAGGTGGCCCAGCAACAACCTGCTCTGCATGAAATTTACTCCAATCTCCACCAACTATGTTTCTAATCTCATCTTTTTTGCTTAATATCGAATCCTGCCAGAATGTAAGTATTGAGCGAACATCATCAACAATTGCCGGAGCCGATAGAGATGTGTATGAGTAAGACAAACCCGAATCATTCTGAAATTTGCTGCGAATGGAAGATGGAAAACTGCTCAGAGCTGGTAAAATACTTCTGTATTTGATTCTATCACTGGTGGGCACATCAAGTGTGTTCAGTAAACCGCTGTTAAAATTCATTGACAAAGATTGGCCGGTAAATACTCCCAGTGTTACATAATTGTTACCTGTCATGTTAAGGTTTTCAGAATAAAACTCACCACTTGCCACTGTGGTATTTCCACTTCTATAGCCTCCGAAGAAAGATCTATTCGCAGCACTGCTACCACTGCCACCCCAGGTTATATTTTTAGCATACAGCTTTGCGCCATTTTCTATATACAGATTTACATTCTGATTTTGCGCCGTTAGATTCTGGCAATATAGCTCTGCTCCAGGGCCCAAAATTACAGTCGCACCGTCTGAAATTGTCAGGTTATCAATACACCCTTTAGAATCAATTCTGATTTGAGTACCAGCTCCACTTACCTGAACTTTTTTGGCATATATCTCCTTTACAGTCATTTTTGAACCAGCATCCCATATAATGCCTTCGTTTTGGTCATCAACAGCAAGAATATTGGCATCAAGTGTTATGCCACCGCTGTTTGCTCTAAAGTTACCTTTGGTATAAAATATACCCGAAGCTTTGACGGTGGATGGCGATGACTGGTTTGTATTGAAAATAGTGTTGCCAAGCACAATTATGTTTGTTACATCAAGATAACAGGCTTCTCCAACAGTCAAGTCCTTTGCCGTGCCAATATTGCCACCCACAACAGTTAAATGTTTGTTCGCATTTATATTCCCATAGGAGAACATTGCATAGTCAAAAATATCAAATGGATTTGGAGTGGATACCGGAGTTGTTGTATTGACTGTTGCAAGATTTACAAAGTTGGTTGGATCTATTTCGGGAATTTTGAATTCTACTCTTTCCACTCTTTTTGTATTTTTGCCTTTTTCCCTTGCTATTGTGCGTAAAATAAACATGTTACTGGATGAATCATAGTCTATTTTTATGTCTTCAAGTGAAAAATCTGATAAACGACTCTCAAAATCCGCTTTGAGGTAATCTTTGAGCTGAGAAAAGCTGCTTACAATGATTCCGCTGTTATCAACATTAAAACTGACACCCGTCCCATTTGAAAATCCAAGAAATTCTAACAACTTCTTTGTCACATACTTTGTCATACCCTGCTTTATTCTTTCCTTTGCCTGATCATATGTGATGGAAGGCGGCGAACCATACAAAGCAGTTCTGATTGTCTTTGGTTCATACATTACATCGGATGGTGATAGCTCGCCAATATTAGCTGAAATTACCATATTATCATCGAAATAGTACTTTAAAACCGATCTTTTAATCTCTTCCAGCAATTGATTTAGATAAAACAATGTCTTTTCGGTTCCACTTTGAGAGGCATAAGCAGTTGTTGTTTTTTGAAATATCGAAACACTTCTGTTAAGCGAAGCCACAACTGCTGACATGCTTCCCAGCACCATGACAAACAAAATGCTTATAAGAATTATTACTATAATAAGAGCTGAACCTCGATTAACAAAAAGCTTATTATTTCTTCTTTTCATTTTGTTCACCTCCTCACCATAAATTTATACCTCTTCAAAACAACACCTCTCTTTGAGTCTTTAATCTCCAGTGACACCTCTACAAGCTGATTGAAATAGGATGATGTGCTTGTGTCGAAAAACTCCACCCTGTCACTAATTGTAACAGGTTTTAAATAATGAAAATTATTGAACTCCCCCCAGTTTATTAATAATAGAGGATATCGACTTGTGCTGTTTTGTCTAAAAATACCATCCACGTTAACATCGAAACTGTTTGCAAGTTTGTTTTCAAGCCACAGGATATTAAAGCTCGGAAAATCAATTGAGCAAACCTGAAAGACACCCGCAAAGCTAAACTTATATTCAGCTCTGTTTGAACCTTCATCGTAGTACACATCTAAATTTACAGGAGATGATACCACTGTTATGCCTGCGGGCTGATAAACAATATTTCCACCGCTGTACACCTTTTTGTATACAGTAAGTGAGTTCTGACTGTCACCTTCAACAATAATGTCATAATTCGATTTTGTTATATTGCATGAATAATTAACCTCATATACATTGTTATCAAAATCATAGCCAATTGAGCCATTTGATGGATAAGCACTGGTTCTTACCTGTTCGTAAATTTTCTCCACCGCATCATTCAAAATTTGATTTACATCCATTTCAACTTTTGCCTTTGATGTAACTTTTACAGACTGATTGATAGAAAATCCGATTGGAATAATAAACAGGGCAAACAAAGCAACAGCAACAATTATCTCAACCAGAGAAAAACCTTTGAGTCTCATCACATCTATCACCTTACAATCTTATCTCTTTTTCAAACCCCAAAGACACTGATAAGCCTAATTAAACAAATTGCTTTTGCCGCTTTTAATCCCTTTGCTAAACGGAAACCAGCTTCGTGGCAAACTCTGAGGGTCGGTAAAACCATAGAATTTTATGCGGACATTGGCTGTAAGTTTACCTGAAGTCTTGTTAATAGAAAATGCCTCCACTGTAAACAAAGGTTTGAACTTCTGCTGTTCATCCAAAAGCTGTTTTATCTTATCATATGTTACCTCTTCCCAGGTCTGCCTTGTTAGATAAAAATATGGATAATATTCTTCACCCAGCTCTTCTTTTTTTGCACTCTCCAAATCGATTTTCTGTCTTGGATCAAAGATATATGACTTTGTGTCTACTTTTATCCTTTGAAGAAGGTACTGAAGATCCATCACACAAAATTTCTCATCCTGGTTGGGTGGTATGACATCCTTCAACTTGTTATACTCAACCCTGGCTTTTTCAATCTCCTTCTTTTTTGAATTGTACTGTGCTATTACCATATTCAAACGATCCAATTCATTGCTGAGTAGTTCATATTCCTGTTTTTTTGCAGCAATTTTCTCTGAAAAGTTTGTATAAATAAAATAGTAAAATACAAACCCCAGTAGAAGAACTGCCAGAAGGGATAGCAACCATTTCTCTCTATTTGAAAGTCTCATAATACACCACCTTTTCCTCATTTATTATTGCTGATAATCCATTCACTTGATTTTATTTTGCAATTTCAGCCATTACGACAGCATTCAAAGTCCCTTCATTTTCGCTTGCACCGTTAAATGTTATATTCGTAAAGTGTGAATCATTTTGAACATTGTAAACAAACTGAACAACACTTTCCAACTTTTTGGCTGCAAGATTGCATGTCATTTTTCCATCCTCAATCTGCAGAGATTCCATGGAAACATCCACAGGCAGAAGTTTTTCAACAGTCAACAAGACATCTTTTAGCTTCCTGTTTTCTGCAAATTTTTCGTCTATAAATGCCTTTTTAATCTCAAAAAGTTTTACAATAAACATCTCCCTTTTGATTTTATCAACTGTGATTCTTTTGGTTTGAACTTCGGTTTTGAGTGTATCCACTTTTATGCTATACGTAATTGACTGTGTGATCAGTATCGCACTGAAAATCAAAAAAAACGCAAAAGCACCAATTAGAAATAATAAATGCCCTATTCCTCCGCTGTCATCTTTCTGAAATTGTTTGTAATATGCTTCCAGTAAATTTATATCCTTTACCGGTGGCATTGCATCATTCACCTCCTCTTTCACTCACAAAATTATTACACAATTCCACTGATCCCGGCAATATATGTAAGTATTTCTCCACGCTGAATTTTAGAGGATTTTACACATTTTAGCTCTCCCAGCAATTCCACCTCAATGTTCAGCCTTTTTTGGATAATATAACTTACATCTATGTGCTGACAAACTTCACCCGTCAGGTATAACTTGTTTACCTCTCTAATAGACTCCTCGCGTGTTCGCAGAAAGTCATAGAATTTCAATATACTTTCAGCAATCGTATCTTCTATTACACTGAACTCATACTCATTTCCTTCCTTTTCTGAAAACATTTCTTCAAGCTGAATTATGGGGAACAGCTTTGTTATCAAAAGCTTCCCTTCTGATGCAACAGATATACTAACCCCATTTCTGCTTATATTTGCCACCAGAAACGGCGCTGTTTGATCATCACCGCGAATATTTTTCTCCAGTTTCAAGAGATTAACAACCGAGTTTGGCTCAATATCTATTTTGCCAATTTTAATTCCAGCATTTCTGAAAGCATTTATCAACCCCTCAATAATCTGTCGCTGAACGCCCACCATGAGAACTTTTTGTTTTTTTGTATTCCCTTCAGATACAACTTTAAGCTGTTTATAGTCCAAAACATAGTTATTTAAATTTATTGGGAAGTATTGCTTTGCCTCGTTTCTGATAAGGCTGTACATTTGGTTTTCCTTTACAATTGGAACTTCTATTTCTCGAATTAAAATATTGGAAATACCACATAGCACAACTCTGACATTGTTTTTTGGAAATTCTTTACCCTTGAAAATTTCTCTCAGCTGGATTTGCAAGAAAACATCGTCAACTTTTGTGTCTTCTTTTATAACAGGGTCATTAAAATTTTTTTCATGCCACTTAACTGGATAAATGTAATCTCCCTTTATACTCCCAACAACCACTCTCACGTAGTTTTTTCCAACTTCAACAACAACTTTATCGCTCATTTCATTCACCTCAATAAACAAACTTTGAAAATAAAAGCTGTTTTATTCAGTTCTTAAAACATGCGATACTTTATATTTGCGCTTAATATCCATCGAAGCACGTCTTGTTACAAAAACTTCATATTCTACTTCAACCTTTTTTATAGTTCCAAAAGCAATCATTCTACTATCAAAAAACGTAACCCTGCCGGTTAAAATCTGGTAGGGGCTGCTACCGGTTTTTTCTATTACGACTGACTTGCTTGCACTTACCCATGTAACTTTTACATGATACGTTCCAGCAACAGCTCCGGATGCAGCAGGTTGAGCTTCATATACATCCATTTCAACAATTTTATCCCCTGCTGATGAAACAGAAACATTTATACTTCTTTGATCTGCCATCTCAAACCATTGCCTCAGAGAGTCGCTGAGTCGCTTTGCCTCACCTTCAATCCTGGCTGTGTTGTAGGTTTCAACTGAGATTTTATAGTTCTGGATAAAAAAAGAATACAGAGCAGCTAAAATTATACCCAGTATTGCAACACCTATTATCATTTCAACCAGAGTAAGACCTCTTAATCTTGCTTTTATCATTTAACTTCTACGCTCCCCGGTGGTGAGGTCTTTATTAAAACCGTCTTTCTATACCGCCCACCACCAAAATTTTTTATATTAACCACCAGTTCCTTTGCAGATGTAAAGTACACACTCTGCCCGGCAGGTGAACCAGTAAATCTCCACAAATTGCCATC
The Caldicellulosiruptor morganii DNA segment above includes these coding regions:
- a CDS encoding endo-1,4-beta-xylanase, with protein sequence MKKRVISILSLLFFLINTLVGTLIFHQEAKAAAYTVDFEGTDTLSFFAYGKSNIAVDMSNAYNGKSSIRVSNRSSIWDGVAVDVKNIMNNGTTWVVSAYVKHSYQKPVAFGISAVYDDGSGVKSTLIGEVVAIPNYWKKIVGKWTPNISNVRNLLIVVHTIVESGVDYNVDYIQIMDDNSYLSNAVTFSSGFESGTTEGWQARGSGVTVKPDSVVAYNGKYSLYVSGRTSNWHGAQIPVDTILEQGKVYKISVWVYQNSGSTQKMSLTMQRRFATDPSTSYENLIYNRDVPSNTWVELSGSYSIPAGVTVSELLLYVEAQNANLAFWVDDLKIYDLSKLAEPEWEIPSLIEKYKDYFKVGVALSYKSIASDTEKKMVLKHFNSITAGNEMKPSELLISENNYNFSKADEFVNFATSNNIAIRGHTLVWHEQTPDWFFKDANGNTLSKDALLSRLKQYIYTVVGRYKGKVYAWDVVNEAIDESQGNGFRRSNWYNICGPEYIEKAFIWAHEADPDAKLFYNDYNTENSQKRQFIYNMIKSLKEKGVPIHGIGLQCHINLDWPSISEIENTIKLFSSIPGLEIHITELDMSFYQWGSSTSYSTPPRDLLIKQAMRYKELFDLFKKYNVITNVTFWGLKDDYSWLSQNFGKSDYPLLFDENYKSKYAFWSLIEPTVVPVNSTLPAPPAIQVPTPTSTPTPTATPTPTVSVTPTPTPTPTGAPGTGSGFKVLYKNNETSASAASIRPWFKIVNGGSSSVDLSRVKIRYWYTVDGDKPQSAVCDWAQIGASNVTFNFVKLSSAVSGADYYLEVGFSSGAGQLQPGKDTGDIQVRFNKNDWSNYNQADDWSWMQSMTNYGENTKVTLYVDGVLVWGQEPGGATPAPTSTATPTPTPTVTSTPTPTPTPTPTATPTPTVSVMPTPAPTASPAGGSYWTPSESYGALKVWYANGNLSSTTNVLNPKIKIENVGTTAVDLSRVKVRYWYTIDGEATQSVSVASSINPAYIDVKFVKLRANAGGADYYVEVGFKSGAGVLAAGQSTKEIRLSIQKSSGSYNQSNDYSVRSVTSYIENEKVTGYIDDVLVWGKEPSRNAQIKVWYANGNLSSTTNVLNPKIKIENVGTTAVDLSRVKVRYWYTIDGEATQSVSVASSINPAYIDVKFVKLGANAGGADYYVEVGFKSGAGVLAAGQSTKEIRLSIQKSSGSYNQSNDYSVRSVTSYIENEKVTGYIDDAIVRGKEPSRGTKPAGGVTPTPAPTPTATPTPTPTTTPTPTPTPTVTVTPTSTPTPVSSSTPTPTATPTPTPSITITPAPTATPTPTPSVTDDTNDDWLFAQGNKIVDKDGKPVWLTGVNWFGFNTGTNVFDGVWSCNLKNALAEIANRGFNLLRVPISAELILNWSKGIYPKPNINYYVNPELEGLTSLEVFDFVVKTCKEVGLKIMLDIHSAKTDAMGHIYPVWYTDTITPEDYYKACEWITERYKNDDTIVAFDLKNEPHGKPWQDSVFAKWDNSTDINNWKYAAETCAKRILAKNPNMLIVIEGIEAYPKDDVTWTSKSSSDYYSTWWGGNLRGVKKYPINLGQYQNKVVYSPHDYGPLVYQQPWFYPGFTKETLYNDCWRDNWAYIMDNGIAPLLIGEWGGYLDGGDNEKWMTYLRDYIIENHIHHTFWCYNANSGDTGGLVGYDFTTWDEQKYNFLKPALWQDSKGRFVGLDHKRPLGTNGKNINITIYYQNGEKPPVPKN
- a CDS encoding type II secretion system protein, with translation MIDVMRLKGFSLVEIIVAVALFALFIIPIGFSINQSVKVTSKAKVEMDVNQILNDAVEKIYEQVRTSAYPSNGSIGYDFDNNVYEVNYSCNITKSNYDIIVEGDSQNSLTVYKKVYSGGNIVYQPAGITVVSSPVNLDVYYDEGSNRAEYKFSFAGVFQVCSIDFPSFNILWLENKLANSFDVNVDGIFRQNSTSRYPLLLINWGEFNNFHYLKPVTISDRVEFFDTSTSSYFNQLVEVSLEIKDSKRGVVLKRYKFMVRR
- a CDS encoding type II secretion system protein M, whose protein sequence is MRLSNREKWLLSLLAVLLLGFVFYYFIYTNFSEKIAAKKQEYELLSNELDRLNMVIAQYNSKKKEIEKARVEYNKLKDVIPPNQDEKFCVMDLQYLLQRIKVDTKSYIFDPRQKIDLESAKKEELGEEYYPYFYLTRQTWEEVTYDKIKQLLDEQQKFKPLFTVEAFSINKTSGKLTANVRIKFYGFTDPQSLPRSWFPFSKGIKSGKSNLFN
- a CDS encoding C2 domain-containing protein, translating into MPPVKDINLLEAYYKQFQKDDSGGIGHLLFLIGAFAFFLIFSAILITQSITYSIKVDTLKTEVQTKRITVDKIKREMFIVKLFEIKKAFIDEKFAENRKLKDVLLTVEKLLPVDVSMESLQIEDGKMTCNLAAKKLESVVQFVYNVQNDSHFTNITFNGASENEGTLNAVVMAEIAK
- the pilM gene encoding pilus assembly protein PilM, translated to MSDKVVVEVGKNYVRVVVGSIKGDYIYPVKWHEKNFNDPVIKEDTKVDDVFLQIQLREIFKGKEFPKNNVRVVLCGISNILIREIEVPIVKENQMYSLIRNEAKQYFPINLNNYVLDYKQLKVVSEGNTKKQKVLMVGVQRQIIEGLINAFRNAGIKIGKIDIEPNSVVNLLKLEKNIRGDDQTAPFLVANISRNGVSISVASEGKLLITKLFPIIQLEEMFSEKEGNEYEFSVIEDTIAESILKFYDFLRTREESIREVNKLYLTGEVCQHIDVSYIIQKRLNIEVELLGELKCVKSSKIQRGEILTYIAGISGIV
- a CDS encoding PilW family protein, whose product is MIKARLRGLTLVEMIIGVAILGIILAALYSFFIQNYKISVETYNTARIEGEAKRLSDSLRQWFEMADQRSINVSVSSAGDKIVEMDVYEAQPAASGAVAGTYHVKVTWVSASKSVVIEKTGSSPYQILTGRVTFFDSRMIAFGTIKKVEVEYEVFVTRRASMDIKRKYKVSHVLRTE